In a genomic window of Vigna angularis cultivar LongXiaoDou No.4 chromosome 6, ASM1680809v1, whole genome shotgun sequence:
- the LOC108341179 gene encoding nucleobase-ascorbate transporter 1 isoform X5: MRAIQGALIVASSIQIVLGYSQIWGLFSRFFSPLGMAPVVGLVGLGFIQRGFPALGNCVEIGIPMLLLIVGLSQYLKHVRLYRDIPIFERFPVLICVTIVWIYSVILTASGAYRHKATITQNSCRTDRANLISTAPWYPEKLILYNRFSFVLASSKFTYFRKSNRFMLPYPLQWGPPTFSAGHSFAMMSAVIVSMVESTGAYKAASRLAIATPPPAYVLSRGIGWQGIGILLDGLYGTGTGSTVSVENVGLLGLTRVGSRRVVQISAGFMIFFSTLGKFGAVFASIPFPIFAAIYCVVFGLVAAVGISFLQFTNMNSMRNLIITGLTLFLGISVPHFFNQYWTSSHHGPVHTNAGWFNAFLNTIFSSPATVGLIVAVFLDNTLEVERSKKDRGMPWWVKFRTFRGDNRNEEFYTLPFNLNRFFPPT, from the exons ATGCGCGCTATACAAGGAGCTCTAATTGTGGCCTCTAGTATTCAGATAGTCCTCGGTTACAGCCAAATATGGGGTCTTTTCTCAAG ATTTTTCAGTCCTCTTGGCATGGCACCTGTTGTTGGATTGGTTGGATTAGGGTTCATTCAACGAGGATTTCCTGCG TTGGGGAACTGTGTAGAAATTGGCATACCAATGCTGTTGTTGATTGTTGGGTTGTCACAA TATCTAAAGCATGTGAGACTGTATAGAGACATTCCTATCTTTGAGCGTTTTCCTGTTTTGATTTGTGTCACAATTGTTTGGATATACTCTGTCATCTTGACTGCCAGTGGAGCTTATAGGCACAAAGCCACCATAACACAGAACAGTTGTCGCACAGACAGAGCTAATTTGATATCTACTGCACCATGGTACCctgaaaaactaattttgtataatcgattttcatttgttttggcGAGTTCTAAGTTTACTTATTTTCGTAAATCTAATAGGTTCATGTTACCATATCCTCTCCAATGGGGTCCACCCACTTTTTCTGCTGGTCATTCATTTGCAATGATGTCTGCAGTTATTGTATCAATGGTGGAG TCAACTGGTGCATACAAGGCAGCATCTCGTTTGGCAATTGCTACTCCACCTCCTGCTTATGTGTTGAGTCGAGGCATTGGTTGGCAG gGGATTGGTATCTTGCTTGACGGTCTCTATGGAACTGGAACAGGTTCCACTGTATCTGT GGAAAATGTGGGACTCCTTGGTCTAACCCGTGTTGGAAGTCGCAGAGTTGTTCAAATTTCAGCTggttttatgatatttttctcTACTTTAG GAAAGTTTGGAGCTGTGTTTGCATCCATTCCCTTCCCGATATTTGCTGCAAtatattgtgttgtgtttggcCTTGTTG CTGCAGTTGGCATATCATTTCTTCAGTTCACAAACATGAACTCTATGAGAAACCTTATTATCACCGGGCTCACACTGTTCCTCGGAATATCCGTCCCTCATTTTTTCAATCAATATTGGACCAGTTCACACCACGGTCCTGTTCATACTAATGCTGGATGG TTCAATGCTTTCTTGAACACCATATTCTCGTCGCCGGCAACGGTAGGTTTGATCGTGGCAGTGTTCCTTGACAACACTCTTGAGGTTGAGAGGTCGAAGAAGGACCGAGGAATGCCGTGGTGGGTGAAGTTTAGAACATTTAGAGGTGACAACAGAAACGAAGAATTCTATACTTTGCCTTTTAATCTCAACAGGTTCTTCCCTCCTACATGA
- the LOC108341179 gene encoding nucleobase-ascorbate transporter 1 isoform X2, which translates to MADITHPPMEQLQDLEYCIDSNPPWVETILLAFQNYILMLGTSVMIPSMLVPAMGGSSGDKAQVIQTLLFVAGINTLLQALFGTRLPAVVGGSFAYVIPIAYIISDSSLQRINDPHERFLQTMRAIQGALIVASSIQIVLGYSQIWGLFSRFFSPLGMAPVVGLVGLGFIQRGFPALGNCVEIGIPMLLLIVGLSQYLKHVRLYRDIPIFERFPVLICVTIVWIYSVILTASGAYRHKATITQNSCRTDRANLISTAPWFMLPYPLQWGPPTFSAGHSFAMMSAVIVSMVESTGAYKAASRLAIATPPPAYVLSRGIGWQGIGILLDGLYGTGTGSTVSVENVGLLGLTRVGSRRVVQISAGFMIFFSTLGKFGAVFASIPFPIFAAIYCVVFGLVAAVGISFLQFTNMNSMRNLIITGLTLFLGISVPHFFNQYWTSSHHGPVHTNAGWFNAFLNTIFSSPATVGLIVAVFLDNTLEVERSKKDRGMPWWVKFRTFRGDNRNEEFYTLPFNLNRFFPPT; encoded by the exons ATGGCTGACATTACCCACCCGCCAATGGAACAGCTTCAGGACCTCGAGTACTGCATAGATTCCAATCCTCCATGGG TGGAAACTATCCTATTAgcatttcaaaattatatattgatgCTTGGCACAAGTGTGATGATCCCTTCAATGCTTGTTCCAGCTATGGGAGGAAGTTCT GGTGACAAGGCGCAAGTAATACAGACACTGCTTTTTGTAGCCGGTATTAACACACTTCTCCAAGCACTCTTTGGAACGAGACTTCCTGCTGTAGTTGGAGGCTCGTTTGCATATGTAATTCCAATTGCTTATATTATTAGTGACTCGTCCTTGCAGCGAATTAATGATCCTCATGAA AGATTTTTACAAACCATGCGCGCTATACAAGGAGCTCTAATTGTGGCCTCTAGTATTCAGATAGTCCTCGGTTACAGCCAAATATGGGGTCTTTTCTCAAG ATTTTTCAGTCCTCTTGGCATGGCACCTGTTGTTGGATTGGTTGGATTAGGGTTCATTCAACGAGGATTTCCTGCG TTGGGGAACTGTGTAGAAATTGGCATACCAATGCTGTTGTTGATTGTTGGGTTGTCACAA TATCTAAAGCATGTGAGACTGTATAGAGACATTCCTATCTTTGAGCGTTTTCCTGTTTTGATTTGTGTCACAATTGTTTGGATATACTCTGTCATCTTGACTGCCAGTGGAGCTTATAGGCACAAAGCCACCATAACACAGAACAGTTGTCGCACAGACAGAGCTAATTTGATATCTACTGCACCATG GTTCATGTTACCATATCCTCTCCAATGGGGTCCACCCACTTTTTCTGCTGGTCATTCATTTGCAATGATGTCTGCAGTTATTGTATCAATGGTGGAG TCAACTGGTGCATACAAGGCAGCATCTCGTTTGGCAATTGCTACTCCACCTCCTGCTTATGTGTTGAGTCGAGGCATTGGTTGGCAG gGGATTGGTATCTTGCTTGACGGTCTCTATGGAACTGGAACAGGTTCCACTGTATCTGT GGAAAATGTGGGACTCCTTGGTCTAACCCGTGTTGGAAGTCGCAGAGTTGTTCAAATTTCAGCTggttttatgatatttttctcTACTTTAG GAAAGTTTGGAGCTGTGTTTGCATCCATTCCCTTCCCGATATTTGCTGCAAtatattgtgttgtgtttggcCTTGTTG CTGCAGTTGGCATATCATTTCTTCAGTTCACAAACATGAACTCTATGAGAAACCTTATTATCACCGGGCTCACACTGTTCCTCGGAATATCCGTCCCTCATTTTTTCAATCAATATTGGACCAGTTCACACCACGGTCCTGTTCATACTAATGCTGGATGG TTCAATGCTTTCTTGAACACCATATTCTCGTCGCCGGCAACGGTAGGTTTGATCGTGGCAGTGTTCCTTGACAACACTCTTGAGGTTGAGAGGTCGAAGAAGGACCGAGGAATGCCGTGGTGGGTGAAGTTTAGAACATTTAGAGGTGACAACAGAAACGAAGAATTCTATACTTTGCCTTTTAATCTCAACAGGTTCTTCCCTCCTACATGA
- the LOC108341179 gene encoding nucleobase-ascorbate transporter 1 isoform X3, producing MRFLQTMRAIQGALIVASSIQIVLGYSQIWGLFSRFFSPLGMAPVVGLVGLGFIQRGFPALGNCVEIGIPMLLLIVGLSQYLKHVRLYRDIPIFERFPVLICVTIVWIYSVILTASGAYRHKATITQNSCRTDRANLISTAPWYPEKLILYNRFSFVLASSKFTYFRKSNRFMLPYPLQWGPPTFSAGHSFAMMSAVIVSMVESTGAYKAASRLAIATPPPAYVLSRGIGWQGIGILLDGLYGTGTGSTVSVENVGLLGLTRVGSRRVVQISAGFMIFFSTLGKFGAVFASIPFPIFAAIYCVVFGLVAAVGISFLQFTNMNSMRNLIITGLTLFLGISVPHFFNQYWTSSHHGPVHTNAGWFNAFLNTIFSSPATVGLIVAVFLDNTLEVERSKKDRGMPWWVKFRTFRGDNRNEEFYTLPFNLNRFFPPT from the exons ATG AGATTTTTACAAACCATGCGCGCTATACAAGGAGCTCTAATTGTGGCCTCTAGTATTCAGATAGTCCTCGGTTACAGCCAAATATGGGGTCTTTTCTCAAG ATTTTTCAGTCCTCTTGGCATGGCACCTGTTGTTGGATTGGTTGGATTAGGGTTCATTCAACGAGGATTTCCTGCG TTGGGGAACTGTGTAGAAATTGGCATACCAATGCTGTTGTTGATTGTTGGGTTGTCACAA TATCTAAAGCATGTGAGACTGTATAGAGACATTCCTATCTTTGAGCGTTTTCCTGTTTTGATTTGTGTCACAATTGTTTGGATATACTCTGTCATCTTGACTGCCAGTGGAGCTTATAGGCACAAAGCCACCATAACACAGAACAGTTGTCGCACAGACAGAGCTAATTTGATATCTACTGCACCATGGTACCctgaaaaactaattttgtataatcgattttcatttgttttggcGAGTTCTAAGTTTACTTATTTTCGTAAATCTAATAGGTTCATGTTACCATATCCTCTCCAATGGGGTCCACCCACTTTTTCTGCTGGTCATTCATTTGCAATGATGTCTGCAGTTATTGTATCAATGGTGGAG TCAACTGGTGCATACAAGGCAGCATCTCGTTTGGCAATTGCTACTCCACCTCCTGCTTATGTGTTGAGTCGAGGCATTGGTTGGCAG gGGATTGGTATCTTGCTTGACGGTCTCTATGGAACTGGAACAGGTTCCACTGTATCTGT GGAAAATGTGGGACTCCTTGGTCTAACCCGTGTTGGAAGTCGCAGAGTTGTTCAAATTTCAGCTggttttatgatatttttctcTACTTTAG GAAAGTTTGGAGCTGTGTTTGCATCCATTCCCTTCCCGATATTTGCTGCAAtatattgtgttgtgtttggcCTTGTTG CTGCAGTTGGCATATCATTTCTTCAGTTCACAAACATGAACTCTATGAGAAACCTTATTATCACCGGGCTCACACTGTTCCTCGGAATATCCGTCCCTCATTTTTTCAATCAATATTGGACCAGTTCACACCACGGTCCTGTTCATACTAATGCTGGATGG TTCAATGCTTTCTTGAACACCATATTCTCGTCGCCGGCAACGGTAGGTTTGATCGTGGCAGTGTTCCTTGACAACACTCTTGAGGTTGAGAGGTCGAAGAAGGACCGAGGAATGCCGTGGTGGGTGAAGTTTAGAACATTTAGAGGTGACAACAGAAACGAAGAATTCTATACTTTGCCTTTTAATCTCAACAGGTTCTTCCCTCCTACATGA
- the LOC108341179 gene encoding nucleobase-ascorbate transporter 1 isoform X1 — translation MADITHPPMEQLQDLEYCIDSNPPWVETILLAFQNYILMLGTSVMIPSMLVPAMGGSSGDKAQVIQTLLFVAGINTLLQALFGTRLPAVVGGSFAYVIPIAYIISDSSLQRINDPHERFLQTMRAIQGALIVASSIQIVLGYSQIWGLFSRFFSPLGMAPVVGLVGLGFIQRGFPALGNCVEIGIPMLLLIVGLSQYLKHVRLYRDIPIFERFPVLICVTIVWIYSVILTASGAYRHKATITQNSCRTDRANLISTAPWYPEKLILYNRFSFVLASSKFTYFRKSNRFMLPYPLQWGPPTFSAGHSFAMMSAVIVSMVESTGAYKAASRLAIATPPPAYVLSRGIGWQGIGILLDGLYGTGTGSTVSVENVGLLGLTRVGSRRVVQISAGFMIFFSTLGKFGAVFASIPFPIFAAIYCVVFGLVAAVGISFLQFTNMNSMRNLIITGLTLFLGISVPHFFNQYWTSSHHGPVHTNAGWFNAFLNTIFSSPATVGLIVAVFLDNTLEVERSKKDRGMPWWVKFRTFRGDNRNEEFYTLPFNLNRFFPPT, via the exons ATGGCTGACATTACCCACCCGCCAATGGAACAGCTTCAGGACCTCGAGTACTGCATAGATTCCAATCCTCCATGGG TGGAAACTATCCTATTAgcatttcaaaattatatattgatgCTTGGCACAAGTGTGATGATCCCTTCAATGCTTGTTCCAGCTATGGGAGGAAGTTCT GGTGACAAGGCGCAAGTAATACAGACACTGCTTTTTGTAGCCGGTATTAACACACTTCTCCAAGCACTCTTTGGAACGAGACTTCCTGCTGTAGTTGGAGGCTCGTTTGCATATGTAATTCCAATTGCTTATATTATTAGTGACTCGTCCTTGCAGCGAATTAATGATCCTCATGAA AGATTTTTACAAACCATGCGCGCTATACAAGGAGCTCTAATTGTGGCCTCTAGTATTCAGATAGTCCTCGGTTACAGCCAAATATGGGGTCTTTTCTCAAG ATTTTTCAGTCCTCTTGGCATGGCACCTGTTGTTGGATTGGTTGGATTAGGGTTCATTCAACGAGGATTTCCTGCG TTGGGGAACTGTGTAGAAATTGGCATACCAATGCTGTTGTTGATTGTTGGGTTGTCACAA TATCTAAAGCATGTGAGACTGTATAGAGACATTCCTATCTTTGAGCGTTTTCCTGTTTTGATTTGTGTCACAATTGTTTGGATATACTCTGTCATCTTGACTGCCAGTGGAGCTTATAGGCACAAAGCCACCATAACACAGAACAGTTGTCGCACAGACAGAGCTAATTTGATATCTACTGCACCATGGTACCctgaaaaactaattttgtataatcgattttcatttgttttggcGAGTTCTAAGTTTACTTATTTTCGTAAATCTAATAGGTTCATGTTACCATATCCTCTCCAATGGGGTCCACCCACTTTTTCTGCTGGTCATTCATTTGCAATGATGTCTGCAGTTATTGTATCAATGGTGGAG TCAACTGGTGCATACAAGGCAGCATCTCGTTTGGCAATTGCTACTCCACCTCCTGCTTATGTGTTGAGTCGAGGCATTGGTTGGCAG gGGATTGGTATCTTGCTTGACGGTCTCTATGGAACTGGAACAGGTTCCACTGTATCTGT GGAAAATGTGGGACTCCTTGGTCTAACCCGTGTTGGAAGTCGCAGAGTTGTTCAAATTTCAGCTggttttatgatatttttctcTACTTTAG GAAAGTTTGGAGCTGTGTTTGCATCCATTCCCTTCCCGATATTTGCTGCAAtatattgtgttgtgtttggcCTTGTTG CTGCAGTTGGCATATCATTTCTTCAGTTCACAAACATGAACTCTATGAGAAACCTTATTATCACCGGGCTCACACTGTTCCTCGGAATATCCGTCCCTCATTTTTTCAATCAATATTGGACCAGTTCACACCACGGTCCTGTTCATACTAATGCTGGATGG TTCAATGCTTTCTTGAACACCATATTCTCGTCGCCGGCAACGGTAGGTTTGATCGTGGCAGTGTTCCTTGACAACACTCTTGAGGTTGAGAGGTCGAAGAAGGACCGAGGAATGCCGTGGTGGGTGAAGTTTAGAACATTTAGAGGTGACAACAGAAACGAAGAATTCTATACTTTGCCTTTTAATCTCAACAGGTTCTTCCCTCCTACATGA
- the LOC108341179 gene encoding nucleobase-ascorbate transporter 1 isoform X4 — translation MADITHPPMEQLQDLEYCIDSNPPWVETILLAFQNYILMLGTSVMIPSMLVPAMGGSSGDKAQVIQTLLFVAGINTLLQALFGTRLPAVVGGSFAYVIPIAYIISDSSLQRINDPHERFLQTMRAIQGALIVASSIQIVLGYSQIWGLFSRFFSPLGMAPVVGLVGLGFIQRGFPALGNCVEIGIPMLLLIVGLSQYLKHVRLYRDIPIFERFPVLICVTIVWIYSVILTASGAYRHKATITQNSCRTDRANLISTAPWFMLPYPLQWGPPTFSAGHSFAMMSAVIVSMVESTGAYKAASRLAIATPPPAYVLSRGIGWQGKCGTPWSNPCWKSQSCSNFSWFYDIFLYFRKVWSCVCIHSLPDICCNILCCVWPCCCSWHIISSVHKHELYEKPYYHRAHTVPRNIRPSFFQSILDQFTPRSCSY, via the exons ATGGCTGACATTACCCACCCGCCAATGGAACAGCTTCAGGACCTCGAGTACTGCATAGATTCCAATCCTCCATGGG TGGAAACTATCCTATTAgcatttcaaaattatatattgatgCTTGGCACAAGTGTGATGATCCCTTCAATGCTTGTTCCAGCTATGGGAGGAAGTTCT GGTGACAAGGCGCAAGTAATACAGACACTGCTTTTTGTAGCCGGTATTAACACACTTCTCCAAGCACTCTTTGGAACGAGACTTCCTGCTGTAGTTGGAGGCTCGTTTGCATATGTAATTCCAATTGCTTATATTATTAGTGACTCGTCCTTGCAGCGAATTAATGATCCTCATGAA AGATTTTTACAAACCATGCGCGCTATACAAGGAGCTCTAATTGTGGCCTCTAGTATTCAGATAGTCCTCGGTTACAGCCAAATATGGGGTCTTTTCTCAAG ATTTTTCAGTCCTCTTGGCATGGCACCTGTTGTTGGATTGGTTGGATTAGGGTTCATTCAACGAGGATTTCCTGCG TTGGGGAACTGTGTAGAAATTGGCATACCAATGCTGTTGTTGATTGTTGGGTTGTCACAA TATCTAAAGCATGTGAGACTGTATAGAGACATTCCTATCTTTGAGCGTTTTCCTGTTTTGATTTGTGTCACAATTGTTTGGATATACTCTGTCATCTTGACTGCCAGTGGAGCTTATAGGCACAAAGCCACCATAACACAGAACAGTTGTCGCACAGACAGAGCTAATTTGATATCTACTGCACCATG GTTCATGTTACCATATCCTCTCCAATGGGGTCCACCCACTTTTTCTGCTGGTCATTCATTTGCAATGATGTCTGCAGTTATTGTATCAATGGTGGAG TCAACTGGTGCATACAAGGCAGCATCTCGTTTGGCAATTGCTACTCCACCTCCTGCTTATGTGTTGAGTCGAGGCATTGGTTGGCAG GGAAAATGTGGGACTCCTTGGTCTAACCCGTGTTGGAAGTCGCAGAGTTGTTCAAATTTCAGCTggttttatgatatttttctcTACTTTAG GAAAGTTTGGAGCTGTGTTTGCATCCATTCCCTTCCCGATATTTGCTGCAAtatattgtgttgtgtttggcCTTGTTG CTGCAGTTGGCATATCATTTCTTCAGTTCACAAACATGAACTCTATGAGAAACCTTATTATCACCGGGCTCACACTGTTCCTCGGAATATCCGTCCCTCATTTTTTCAATCAATATTGGACCAGTTCACACCACGGTCCTGTTCATACTAA